In Tolypothrix sp. PCC 7712, the genomic stretch CGTTCTAGTTGATTGCGAGTCATGGCTTTACGTTTACTCTCCCAGCTACTCTGCACTGGTGTGAGGTTATATTCTCGCTCTAGTAATCGTGCTGAGTGTTCTGAGTAAGCGTAGTTATTCCAGGTACGAATAGATTTACCGTCTAGGTTATTGACTCTGGATGCAATGATATGAGTGTGGTCGTGTTTTTTGTCTGAGTGTCGGGCTATGAAGAAGTCATAAGCGGGTAATTCTGTTTCGATAAATTCATCAACTAGCTGGTTTAGCTTGGTGTCTGATATTCTTTTATCTGGTTGTTTGACTTGGGCTTCTTCTCCTTTAAGCCGCGATAGGACAATGACGTTAGCGAAGTGGCGTTGGGAGAGATTAGCTAATTCGTCATCATTTAGAGTTCTGTCAGTTTTTGGGACTGACAGCATTAGGTGATAGCAGGGGTCTTTTAGTTGGGGGTTAAGGTGGGCTGATAAGGTGAACTGTTCAACTAGTTTATCGATGGTAGAGCCGTACATATTGCCACCAATAATCTGGGCTTGCTCTTTCTCTAGTACGTATTTAGTAGTGCCGCGAAATGATTTATTAGCTTTAATTTTGGTAATCATTTCGCTAATCCTCGTCTGAGATGGGTTGAGATAAGCTGGCGTGAGTTTGTTCTATGAGGGCTGTTAGTTCTTTAATAGTTTGCAGATATTCTTGTACATCACTGGTCAGGGGTTGGCTACCAATTTTTACGGCTTCGTTAATGGCTCTGGTTTGTTGGTTGAGGTTATTACCAATCTTTTTTAGTTCGTAGATGGCTTGTCGATTAACTTCGGGTATAGTTAACTTTGGTTGTGGTAGAGGATAGTCAAATAATCTGGCTCTGATATAGTCGCTTTGCACTACTCCATTGCACCGTTGCTCTAGCCTTGCTTTCTCGGCATAGCTAACTCTAAATGTGATGGTTATCTCTCGCTTTTCTTCAGGCTGTACTGAATGATTACTTAGTACATCGGCTAGTTGATTACTAAGATTAGTGCGAGGATCTAATTTTGTCATAAACAAGTTATTTGGTGTACGACAATGGGGGTTTGGGGGAGACCCCCAACAAGCAACCACGCCTCTTTTGCGAAGCAAAAGGAGCGCCTTTGGCGCGTTAAGGCGTATTGCTTGCCTCTGTCTTCGCGCGGGGGTATGGGGGTGGCGTGAACCAGGGGGCTACACGCGGATTTGGGGGAGTACGTGACTTTGGGGCACTGCGGGTAAAGTGGATGCATTGACCCGGTGTAACCGGGAGTCATGGTCTGTTAACCAATCCGGTGAGCGGTGGGGTTATGCTGGGATTTGATGACCTGTTACTGCTTTTTACACTAGTCTAGTGTACTTACTGAATAACCTCTTTTTGTTTCTCTGAGTCACATGAGGACAAGAATCTTAAAGTTTTTTGTGCGAGAGTTTTTTTACAATGGGATAATTTGTTACTACCAAAACTAGGGTGTAGGATGTAGGGTGTCGGGTATAGGGCAAAGAGCAAGGAGCAAAAAATCATCTTTTTGTAGACCCTATTCCGCTACATACATGGTTCAATCCCAAGAGTTAATTGAGAGAAATTCCCCTACACCCTATACCCAATACCCCACACCCTTATTCTCCTAACTATGCCCCGTAAACCTAAAACTGTTCCTTTATCCAAAGTAGAAGATATCCAAGTTAGTCTTAAACAAAAGGCGGCTACTCCTAAAACCATTAGTCTTCAGGAGTTGGTCAAAAGTTTAGCTAAACCTATTCAGGATATGTTGGATGCTGGCTACTCTTATGAGGACGTTGCTCTTGTATTCCAGGGACATGGGGTGGAACTAGCACCCAGTGGTATTAAGAGTTTTCACAAGAGAGCTTTGACAACAGGTGCTAATACATCTGGTGAGAAATTTCTTGTTACAGGAGAGGAATTAAACTCTTCTTCATCTGAACAATCAACCTCACAAGAGATTTCTCATGGTGATGAGTCGTCTAGTTCATTGCCCTCTACAAGTAAACAATCTTCTAATTCCACAACTAAAACTACTAAGCGCAGAAAAGCGGCTGCTAAGGAGTCAGAGGATAAATCAGAACCAACTAGCTACCAAAACGGCTTAGCTTTTGTGCCAAAAATTTACAGTGATGATGAAATATAAATGGCTAACTATTTCCAACAAGGAGTAGTTGCAAAATTAATGATTAATAGAATGTAAGCAATAGCTTTGTATGTCGTAACACACAAATAAATTGTAGTAACCGGGACTGAGTTAAATCCAAAACCCCCAGCAACAGCACTGCAATTAAATTTTGAGTGCCTTAAATAACAGTATTAAATAGGGTGGCCGCCGAGATACGGATACCGTTGGCGAAACATTACTTAACATAAAAACGCCGATTTTACCGCGTATTACATGGGAGGGGTAAACCCTCATTCCCGTGTATTACACGGAAAGAAAAAAATTAAGTTAGCTGCCTCAATTATCAATAAACTAGAAGAAATACTTGTGGAGGCAGTATATGTGCTTACATCCTGAAGAAATTCCTCCTATTCCCGATGAAACGGTACGCATAGCCAAGGCCGCATTCCCAAAAGGTAATTTATATATGCGACTGCGTGATGAACTTGGGGTATTTTATCAGGATGAAGATTTCGTATCACTGTATCCACAACGGGGTCAGCCAGCGCAAGCACCTTGGCGGTTAGCGATGATACTGGTGATGCAATATCTAGAGAATTTATCTGATAGGCAAGCAACCCAAGCAGTGCAAGGGCGGATTGATTGGAAATACGCTTTGTCGTTGGAGTTGACAGACCCCGGTTTTGACTTTA encodes the following:
- a CDS encoding plasmid mobilization protein gives rise to the protein MTKLDPRTNLSNQLADVLSNHSVQPEEKREITITFRVSYAEKARLEQRCNGVVQSDYIRARLFDYPLPQPKLTIPEVNRQAIYELKKIGNNLNQQTRAINEAVKIGSQPLTSDVQEYLQTIKELTALIEQTHASLSQPISDED